A single window of Halobacterium jilantaiense DNA harbors:
- a CDS encoding DUF7127 family protein, which produces MNVETLNRETDALARRYDYGDLRVLAADIGVEDDRVSVDVVDDTVILILTGETDAQYELDAPEGDVTRAFINNGVVTVEVEP; this is translated from the coding sequence ATGAACGTGGAGACACTCAACCGCGAGACCGACGCGCTGGCCCGCCGCTACGACTACGGCGACCTGCGCGTGCTCGCCGCAGACATCGGTGTGGAGGACGACCGAGTGTCCGTCGACGTCGTCGACGACACTGTCATCCTCATTCTGACCGGTGAGACGGACGCACAGTACGAGCTCGACGCCCCCGAGGGCGACGTGACGCGAGCTTTCATCAACAACGGCGTCGTCACTGTCGAGGTGGAGCCATGA
- a CDS encoding alpha/beta fold hydrolase, with protein sequence MQTVSHHGRTTAYRVRGDGAGAPALFVHGSGGTHAVWKSQLARLAGDRPVAALDLSGHGESEDIATDSGPATLDAYARDVLAVADAVDARVLVGNSLGGAVVLTAVLDHDASPDAVVLAGSGAKLTVLDDLRDWLAGEDGDFSRAVEFLHGDDLLFHDPDDRELAFSKTAMRECGRAVVERDFLSCHTFDVRDRLGEVDVPVFALTGEYDRLTPPAFHEHVAEHVQDGAWTTVGDAAHLSMLEVPEEFNDALSEFLDSGEAPR encoded by the coding sequence ATGCAGACGGTCTCCCACCACGGCCGCACCACCGCCTACCGCGTCCGGGGCGACGGCGCTGGTGCGCCAGCCCTCTTCGTCCACGGCAGCGGCGGCACGCACGCCGTCTGGAAGTCCCAGCTCGCCCGCCTCGCCGGCGACCGACCCGTCGCCGCGCTCGACCTCTCGGGCCACGGCGAGAGCGAAGACATCGCCACCGACTCCGGGCCGGCGACGCTCGACGCGTACGCACGCGACGTGCTGGCTGTGGCGGACGCAGTCGACGCTCGCGTCCTCGTCGGCAACAGCCTCGGTGGCGCTGTCGTCCTCACCGCAGTCCTCGACCACGACGCCAGCCCCGACGCCGTCGTTCTCGCGGGCTCGGGCGCGAAACTCACGGTCCTCGACGACCTCCGGGACTGGCTCGCCGGCGAAGACGGCGACTTCTCTCGGGCTGTCGAGTTCCTCCACGGCGACGACCTCCTGTTCCACGACCCCGACGACCGCGAACTCGCGTTCTCGAAGACGGCCATGCGCGAGTGCGGCCGCGCGGTCGTCGAACGCGACTTCCTGTCCTGCCACACCTTCGACGTCCGTGACCGACTCGGCGAGGTCGACGTGCCGGTGTTCGCGCTCACGGGCGAGTACGACCGTCTCACGCCCCCTGCGTTCCACGAGCACGTCGCAGAACACGTGCAAGACGGGGCGTGGACCACCGTCGGCGACGCCGCCCACCTCTCGATGCTGGAAGTGCCAGAGGAGTTCAACGACGCTCTCTCGGAGTTCCTCGACAGCGGGGAGGCACCGCGATGA
- the panB gene encoding 3-methyl-2-oxobutanoate hydroxymethyltransferase, with translation MPTVNSVRRNDGEDPVTMLTAYDAPTAEVVDEAGVDVILVGDSVGNAKLGYDTTLPVTVDEIASTTGAVARATEDAVVVADMPFLSFGADEAESVQNAGRMLKEEDADAVKLECGPHTVDLTRKLTDLGIPVMAHLGLTPQHVNQLGGYFRQGTDQDAAQKMLDLARQHEDAGAFSLVLEHVPANVAADITDAIDIPTIGIGAGPDTDGQVLVVSDVLGLSERSPPFSKQFGDLKGEMEDAVGDYVDAVESGEFPADEHSHVEDDVDDLY, from the coding sequence ATGCCGACCGTCAACTCCGTGCGACGAAACGACGGCGAGGACCCCGTGACGATGCTCACCGCCTACGACGCCCCCACCGCGGAGGTCGTCGACGAGGCGGGCGTCGACGTCATCCTCGTCGGGGACAGCGTCGGGAACGCGAAACTCGGCTACGACACGACGCTGCCCGTGACCGTCGACGAAATCGCCTCCACAACGGGTGCCGTGGCGCGCGCCACCGAGGACGCCGTCGTGGTCGCCGACATGCCGTTCCTGAGCTTCGGTGCCGACGAGGCCGAGAGCGTGCAGAACGCCGGCCGGATGCTCAAGGAGGAGGACGCCGACGCCGTGAAACTGGAGTGTGGCCCCCACACCGTCGACCTCACGCGAAAACTCACCGACCTCGGAATTCCCGTGATGGCCCACCTCGGGCTCACGCCCCAGCACGTGAACCAGCTCGGCGGCTACTTCCGGCAGGGCACCGACCAGGACGCCGCCCAGAAGATGCTCGACCTCGCGCGCCAGCACGAGGACGCGGGCGCGTTCTCGCTCGTGCTCGAACACGTCCCCGCGAACGTCGCCGCCGACATCACCGACGCGATCGACATCCCCACCATCGGCATCGGCGCGGGCCCGGACACCGACGGCCAGGTGCTCGTCGTCTCCGACGTGCTCGGACTCTCCGAGCGCAGCCCGCCGTTCTCGAAGCAGTTCGGCGACCTCAAGGGCGAGATGGAGGACGCCGTCGGCGACTACGTCGACGCCGTCGAGTCTGGGGAGTTCCCCGCCGACGAGCACAGCCACGTCGAGGACGACGTCGACGACCTCTACTGA
- a CDS encoding DUF5822 domain-containing protein, with protein sequence MPELEERTDPEGVDYGWVMQTTFVATIVVGAPTVAVLSTFTTLPTWASRVSFAVRVGAVVWFLTALATFLYARRQQA encoded by the coding sequence GTGCCGGAACTCGAGGAGCGCACCGACCCGGAGGGCGTCGACTACGGGTGGGTGATGCAGACGACCTTCGTCGCCACCATCGTCGTCGGCGCGCCGACGGTCGCAGTGCTCTCTACGTTCACCACGCTGCCGACGTGGGCGTCCCGAGTGTCGTTCGCCGTGCGCGTCGGCGCTGTCGTCTGGTTTTTGACGGCTCTCGCCACGTTCCTCTACGCGCGCCGCCAGCAGGCCTGA
- a CDS encoding HAD family hydrolase, which translates to MTEDYDAVVYDLDGTLVRLDVDWQAVEREVGAILREAGVDPDDHDTWGLLTAAEDAGVGDDVHGLIADHELDGAETGPLLATADELPLDVPVGVCSLNAEVACRRALDRHDLSEWVAVVAGRDSVPARKPDPRALEWVADKLGVDVENVLFVGDSASDEETAERAGADFRWV; encoded by the coding sequence GTGACTGAGGACTACGACGCCGTCGTGTACGACCTGGACGGCACGCTCGTCAGGCTGGACGTCGACTGGCAGGCGGTGGAACGCGAGGTCGGAGCGATTCTGCGGGAGGCGGGCGTCGACCCCGACGACCACGACACCTGGGGGCTGCTCACGGCCGCCGAGGACGCGGGCGTCGGAGACGACGTCCACGGCCTCATCGCCGACCACGAGCTCGACGGCGCGGAGACCGGTCCGCTGCTGGCGACCGCCGACGAACTCCCGCTGGACGTGCCCGTCGGCGTCTGCTCGCTGAACGCCGAGGTGGCCTGCCGGCGCGCGCTCGACCGCCACGACCTCTCGGAGTGGGTGGCGGTCGTCGCCGGCCGGGACAGCGTCCCCGCGAGGAAGCCGGACCCGCGCGCTCTGGAGTGGGTGGCCGACAAACTCGGCGTCGACGTCGAGAACGTCCTGTTCGTCGGGGACTCCGCGAGCGACGAGGAGACCGCAGAGCGCGCCGGCGCGGACTTCCGCTGGGTGTAG
- a CDS encoding Gfo/Idh/MocA family protein, with product MTDSLSLAALGYGFVGEAHANALARLPQFFPDAPAVSHDVLVGREEDAARAAADRFGFDRVETDWRDAVADADVFLNLGPNHVHVEPTVAALDAGVHVLCEKPLAPTVDGAERVAEAAEASDATAGVGFNYRFLPAVQYASELLASGDLGAVRHARFQYLQDWLVDDDAPWTWRHDAERAGAGALGDLGAHSVDLARFLVGDLTRVSGHLATFTEERVPDDGDDPRPVTVDDAFTAQAAFESGALGTFEASRCAPGRKNGHTVQIDASDGALAFDLQRPNELDVKWPDSRGFETVLVTEETDPYGEHWWPPGHVLGWEHSVVHQDYEFLSAVADGRRHAPSVQDGLRVQRVLAAVEESDERGELVSV from the coding sequence ATGACGGATTCACTCTCGCTGGCCGCGCTCGGCTACGGCTTCGTCGGCGAAGCCCACGCGAACGCGCTCGCCCGCCTCCCCCAGTTCTTTCCGGACGCGCCAGCGGTCTCACACGACGTGCTCGTCGGCCGGGAGGAAGACGCTGCCCGGGCGGCCGCCGACCGCTTCGGCTTCGACCGGGTCGAGACCGACTGGCGGGACGCCGTCGCGGACGCGGACGTGTTCCTGAACCTCGGCCCGAACCACGTCCACGTCGAACCCACGGTCGCGGCCCTCGACGCGGGGGTCCACGTGCTCTGCGAGAAACCGCTCGCACCCACCGTCGACGGAGCCGAGCGCGTCGCCGAGGCGGCCGAAGCCAGCGACGCCACCGCGGGCGTCGGCTTCAACTACCGCTTTCTGCCCGCCGTCCAGTACGCTAGCGAACTGCTCGCCTCGGGCGACCTCGGAGCCGTCCGGCACGCCCGCTTCCAGTACCTCCAGGACTGGCTCGTCGACGACGACGCGCCGTGGACGTGGCGACACGACGCCGAACGGGCGGGAGCCGGCGCGCTCGGGGACCTCGGCGCGCACAGCGTCGACCTCGCGCGCTTCCTCGTCGGCGACCTCACCCGCGTCAGCGGCCACCTCGCGACCTTCACCGAGGAGCGCGTCCCCGATGACGGGGACGACCCGCGGCCGGTCACCGTCGACGACGCCTTCACCGCGCAGGCCGCGTTCGAGTCGGGGGCGCTCGGGACGTTCGAGGCGTCGCGGTGCGCGCCCGGCCGGAAGAACGGCCACACAGTCCAGATCGACGCGAGCGACGGCGCGCTCGCGTTCGACCTCCAGCGGCCGAACGAACTCGATGTCAAGTGGCCGGACTCGCGGGGCTTCGAGACGGTGCTGGTCACCGAGGAGACCGACCCGTACGGCGAGCACTGGTGGCCGCCGGGCCACGTGCTCGGCTGGGAGCACTCCGTCGTCCACCAGGACTACGAGTTCCTCTCGGCGGTCGCAGACGGCAGGAGGCACGCGCCGAGCGTGCAGGACGGGCTCCGGGTCCAGCGCGTGCTCGCCGCCGTCGAGGAGAGTGACGAGCGCGGCGAGTTGGTGTCGGTGTGA
- the cysE gene encoding serine O-acetyltransferase, whose amino-acid sequence MLARVREDVRAMRRRDPAAGGRLDVALTYPGLHAVWLHVFLAAPLYARWPLAGRLVAYVARFLTGVEIHPDADLGRRVTIDHGDGVVVGETADLGDDVHMYHGVTLGGNDPRPVKRHPTVRDGATLGANATLIGDIEIGENASVGAASVVTNDVPAGATVAGIPAERVDDGAEVEE is encoded by the coding sequence ATGCTCGCCCGCGTGCGTGAGGACGTCCGCGCGATGCGGCGGCGCGACCCCGCGGCGGGCGGCCGACTCGACGTCGCGCTCACGTACCCGGGGCTGCACGCCGTTTGGCTGCACGTCTTCCTCGCCGCGCCGCTGTACGCCCGCTGGCCGCTCGCGGGCCGACTCGTCGCGTACGTCGCGCGGTTCCTCACGGGCGTCGAGATTCACCCGGACGCCGACCTCGGCCGGCGCGTCACCATCGACCACGGCGACGGTGTCGTCGTCGGTGAGACCGCCGACCTCGGCGACGACGTCCACATGTACCACGGTGTCACGCTCGGCGGGAACGACCCGCGACCGGTGAAACGCCACCCGACGGTCCGGGACGGTGCGACCCTCGGCGCGAACGCGACGCTCATCGGCGACATCGAAATCGGGGAGAACGCCAGTGTCGGCGCTGCCTCGGTCGTCACGAACGACGTTCCAGCGGGCGCGACAGTCGCCGGCATCCCCGCCGAGCGCGTCGACGACGGCGCGGAAGTCGAGGAGTGA
- a CDS encoding acyl-CoA dehydrogenase family protein — MDLSAEQRRMRDSVREFAVEEIRPVAAEGDREQSFPEDVWDGLGEMGVTAMTTPEEYGGLDVDSVTYSVVNEQLAYGALSVATALSVHCLATSCIAEFGDDDQQERWLPEMADGRPVGAFALSEPEAGSNPAQMDTEAVRDGDEFVLNGKKQWITNGQRSGVAVVFAKVDGDDDKITQFLVPKDTDGLEVGKKEDKLGLRASDTTSLLFDDCRIPAENQLTETGAGLSAALHILTGGRIGIASQAVGLAQAGLDAALDYADDREQFDQPISQIQTIRHKLADMETQTQAARLLARDAARKADAGENYRDAAAKAKYFASEAAVDVTNEAVQIHGGYGYTTDFDVERFYRDSKITTIYEGTSEIQKEVIARGLID, encoded by the coding sequence ATGGACCTGTCTGCGGAGCAGCGACGGATGCGGGACTCCGTCCGCGAGTTCGCCGTCGAGGAGATTCGGCCGGTGGCCGCCGAGGGCGACCGCGAGCAGTCGTTCCCGGAGGACGTCTGGGACGGCCTCGGCGAGATGGGCGTCACGGCGATGACGACGCCCGAGGAGTACGGCGGGCTAGACGTCGACTCGGTGACGTACAGCGTCGTGAACGAACAGCTCGCGTACGGCGCGCTGTCGGTCGCGACCGCGCTGTCGGTGCACTGTCTCGCGACCTCCTGTATCGCCGAGTTCGGGGACGACGACCAGCAGGAGCGCTGGCTGCCGGAGATGGCCGACGGCCGGCCGGTCGGCGCGTTCGCGCTCTCCGAGCCCGAGGCCGGCTCGAACCCCGCCCAGATGGACACCGAGGCCGTCCGGGATGGCGACGAGTTCGTGCTGAACGGGAAGAAGCAGTGGATCACGAACGGCCAGCGCTCGGGCGTCGCGGTCGTGTTCGCCAAAGTCGACGGTGACGACGACAAAATCACGCAGTTCCTCGTGCCGAAGGACACCGACGGCCTCGAAGTCGGGAAGAAAGAGGACAAACTCGGCCTGCGCGCCAGCGACACCACGAGCCTGCTGTTCGACGACTGCCGCATCCCCGCGGAGAACCAGCTCACCGAGACGGGCGCGGGGCTGTCGGCCGCACTGCACATTCTGACTGGCGGCCGCATCGGTATCGCGAGTCAGGCCGTCGGCCTCGCGCAGGCGGGCCTCGACGCCGCCCTCGACTACGCCGACGACCGCGAGCAGTTCGACCAGCCCATCTCCCAGATTCAGACCATCCGCCACAAGCTCGCGGACATGGAGACGCAGACGCAGGCCGCTCGCCTGCTCGCACGGGATGCGGCTCGGAAGGCCGACGCGGGCGAGAACTACCGGGACGCCGCCGCGAAGGCGAAGTACTTCGCCAGCGAGGCCGCCGTCGACGTCACGAACGAGGCCGTCCAGATTCACGGCGGCTACGGCTACACGACGGACTTCGACGTCGAGCGGTTCTACCGCGACTCGAAGATTACGACCATCTACGAGGGTACCTCCGAGATTCAGAAGGAAGTCATCGCGCGCGGCCTCATCGACTGA
- a CDS encoding DHHA1 domain-containing protein has product MADSLAPADPYTMSFAADVTGVAGTDVRLAETYFYPEGGGQPADRGTVGGVTVDHVYADEDGVVHALAEEPDFGEGDHVQAEVDPEFRRYCMRAHTASHVLYGAGRRLLDDLGYGGFDISREKVRVDFETSTDIDDAVLADLERLTNRAVWDSHDVTWAEIPADEARSRDDVAFNTKTEEGVMADADAVRIVTVGGWDVAACGGTHVANTEEIGPVSVLSRSNPGEGLTRVEFAVGPAAVERQADVRRASLDASAALGVPEDELGDAVERLQSENADLEAELADLKREVLGSSVASLPTVERDGETWRVGTVDGFDANEVGEAAKDAAGDAADVVVVTGGDGATFVVAAAQGADANAGDVIEDVTGEFGGGGGGGPPFAQGGGIDADPEDVADYVREQ; this is encoded by the coding sequence ATGGCAGACAGTCTCGCGCCCGCCGACCCGTACACGATGTCGTTCGCGGCCGACGTGACCGGCGTGGCGGGCACCGACGTGCGACTCGCGGAGACGTACTTCTACCCGGAAGGCGGCGGGCAGCCCGCCGACCGCGGCACCGTCGGCGGCGTGACGGTCGACCACGTGTACGCGGACGAGGACGGCGTCGTCCACGCGCTCGCCGAAGAGCCCGACTTCGGCGAGGGCGACCACGTACAGGCCGAAGTCGACCCCGAGTTCCGGCGGTACTGCATGCGCGCCCACACGGCGAGTCACGTGCTGTACGGCGCGGGCCGCCGCTTGCTCGACGACCTCGGGTACGGCGGCTTCGACATCAGCCGGGAGAAGGTGCGCGTGGACTTCGAGACGAGCACCGACATCGACGACGCGGTGCTCGCGGACCTCGAACGCCTGACGAACCGCGCGGTCTGGGACAGCCACGACGTGACCTGGGCGGAGATTCCGGCAGACGAGGCGCGTTCCCGTGACGACGTGGCGTTCAACACGAAGACGGAGGAGGGCGTGATGGCCGACGCCGACGCAGTGCGCATCGTCACGGTAGGGGGCTGGGACGTGGCGGCCTGCGGCGGCACGCACGTCGCGAACACCGAGGAAATCGGTCCCGTCTCGGTGCTCTCCCGGTCGAACCCCGGCGAGGGCCTGACGCGCGTGGAGTTCGCGGTCGGTCCCGCGGCCGTCGAGCGGCAGGCCGACGTGCGGCGCGCGTCCCTCGACGCGAGCGCCGCGCTCGGCGTGCCCGAGGACGAACTCGGCGACGCTGTCGAGCGCCTGCAGAGCGAGAACGCCGACCTCGAAGCCGAACTCGCCGACCTGAAGCGCGAGGTCCTCGGCTCCAGCGTCGCCAGCCTCCCCACAGTCGAGCGCGACGGGGAGACGTGGCGCGTCGGCACCGTCGACGGCTTCGACGCCAACGAGGTCGGCGAGGCCGCGAAGGACGCCGCGGGCGACGCGGCCGACGTGGTCGTGGTCACCGGCGGCGACGGTGCGACGTTCGTCGTCGCTGCCGCGCAGGGTGCGGATGCGAACGCCGGGGACGTGATTGAGGACGTGACGGGCGAGTTCGGCGGCGGCGGGGGCGGCGGCCCGCCGTTCGCACAGGGCGGCGGCATCGACGCCGACCCCGAGGACGTGGCCGACTACGTCCGAGAGCAGTAG
- a CDS encoding helix-turn-helix domain-containing protein, with amino-acid sequence MPKYSTGGAGSGGGGQTCELCGSTADSLREANVAGAELTVCPDCASHDESPQADDDGDDADADRRKRAAQNQAKQFDAVTRGDSSHWEEEGTNYERDRLPYLVNDYGERVVRARQDAGLQREELAEELDLDESDLLAVEQGRATQASVGGSVVAALEEFLDVELSDE; translated from the coding sequence ATGCCGAAGTACTCGACCGGCGGCGCGGGCAGCGGAGGCGGCGGTCAGACCTGCGAGCTCTGCGGGTCGACCGCTGACTCGCTGCGCGAGGCGAACGTCGCCGGAGCAGAGCTCACCGTCTGCCCGGACTGCGCGAGCCACGACGAGAGCCCGCAGGCCGACGACGACGGTGACGACGCCGACGCAGACCGGAGGAAGCGCGCCGCCCAGAATCAGGCCAAGCAGTTCGACGCCGTCACGCGCGGCGACTCCAGCCACTGGGAGGAGGAGGGGACGAACTACGAGCGCGACCGTCTTCCCTACCTCGTGAACGATTACGGCGAGCGCGTGGTGCGCGCCCGTCAGGACGCCGGTCTCCAGCGCGAGGAACTCGCCGAGGAACTGGACCTCGACGAGTCCGACCTGCTCGCGGTCGAACAGGGCCGCGCGACGCAGGCGAGCGTCGGCGGCTCCGTGGTCGCCGCCCTCGAGGAGTTCCTCGACGTCGAGTTGAGCGACGAGTAG
- a CDS encoding DUF7560 family zinc ribbon protein — translation MSASEDIVFTCPDCGETMVVNPAMRDALVANGCVVCGAAVAESAFEVADAPQE, via the coding sequence ATGAGCGCCAGCGAGGACATCGTCTTCACCTGTCCCGACTGCGGGGAGACCATGGTGGTCAACCCCGCGATGCGGGACGCGCTCGTGGCCAACGGCTGCGTCGTCTGCGGCGCGGCCGTCGCCGAGAGCGCCTTCGAAGTCGCGGACGCCCCCCAGGAGTAA
- a CDS encoding pyridoxamine 5'-phosphate oxidase family protein, with the protein MALDQQTEMSRAETDALLARHETGVLSLADGDEPYAIPISYGYDAEAQTFFLRLVSTPDSEKRTFLSSSPPVRLVVSEETEPEYRSVVAKGTLREVSTDEMTVERIEQFGDAKRPLFEIWGESKTDLRIQLYELDAHDISGRYIELDPSEYA; encoded by the coding sequence ATGGCCCTGGACCAACAGACCGAGATGTCGCGGGCGGAGACGGACGCCTTGCTCGCCCGCCACGAGACCGGGGTGCTGTCGCTGGCGGACGGCGACGAACCGTACGCCATTCCGATTTCCTACGGGTACGACGCCGAGGCACAGACGTTCTTCCTCCGGCTGGTGTCCACGCCCGACAGCGAGAAGCGGACGTTCCTCTCCTCGTCGCCGCCCGTGCGGCTCGTCGTCTCGGAGGAGACCGAGCCCGAGTACCGGAGCGTCGTCGCGAAGGGGACGCTCCGGGAGGTGTCGACCGACGAGATGACCGTCGAGCGCATCGAGCAGTTCGGCGACGCCAAACGCCCCCTGTTCGAAATCTGGGGCGAGTCGAAGACCGACCTCCGCATCCAGCTGTACGAACTCGACGCCCACGACATCAGCGGCCGGTACATCGAACTGGACCCCAGCGAGTACGCGTAA
- a CDS encoding helix-turn-helix domain-containing protein: MPAGIRVTVSFPRPPVCPIADLSERAGTTVEDVSTSVSVDGDPVTEFLVDADAVPDDYEHDPVFTYTDRHLYRVCHGAETTCPCTTLGEYDTPVDRFHAAGGDLQVVFHAREFDDVQAIVGEFRSRFDDVDIERLVRAPTGTSARDTVFVDRGRLTDRQLEVLETAFDADYFERPRGATAQELAADLGIAPSTFTEHLLAAQRKLLGDALDTDD; this comes from the coding sequence ATGCCCGCCGGTATCCGCGTCACCGTCTCGTTCCCGCGGCCACCGGTCTGTCCCATCGCCGACCTCTCCGAGCGGGCGGGAACCACCGTCGAGGACGTGTCCACGAGCGTGAGCGTCGACGGCGACCCCGTCACGGAGTTCCTCGTCGACGCCGACGCCGTCCCCGACGACTACGAGCACGACCCAGTGTTCACGTACACGGACCGCCACCTCTACCGTGTCTGCCACGGCGCTGAGACGACCTGCCCGTGTACGACGCTCGGCGAGTACGACACGCCCGTCGACCGGTTCCACGCGGCCGGCGGCGACCTCCAGGTCGTCTTCCACGCCCGCGAGTTCGACGACGTGCAGGCCATCGTCGGCGAGTTCCGGTCGCGCTTCGACGACGTGGACATCGAGCGGCTGGTGCGTGCGCCCACCGGCACCTCGGCCCGCGACACGGTGTTCGTCGACCGCGGCCGGCTCACCGACCGCCAGCTCGAAGTCCTGGAGACTGCCTTCGACGCCGACTACTTCGAGCGACCGCGCGGCGCGACGGCCCAAGAGCTCGCCGCCGACCTCGGCATCGCGCCGTCGACGTTCACCGAGCACTTGCTGGCCGCCCAGCGCAAGCTCCTCGGTGACGCGCTCGACACCGACGACTGA
- a CDS encoding winged helix-turn-helix domain-containing protein — MSQSQMARATRQDDAEETVTTTESVQGVLDALDDEECRAILEATKQESLTAAEISEECDLPSSTAYRKIDLLDDADLLTEELRIRRSGKHVSEYACAIDDVTLSVGDSGVELSVSHTEPAVTDLANPFAD; from the coding sequence ATGAGTCAGTCCCAGATGGCACGCGCGACCCGGCAGGACGACGCCGAGGAAACTGTCACAACCACCGAATCCGTGCAGGGCGTCCTCGACGCGCTCGACGACGAGGAGTGCCGCGCCATCCTCGAAGCCACCAAGCAGGAGTCGCTGACCGCCGCCGAAATCTCCGAGGAGTGCGACCTCCCCTCCTCGACGGCGTACCGCAAGATCGATCTCCTCGACGATGCCGACCTCCTCACCGAGGAACTCCGCATCCGGCGCTCCGGCAAGCACGTCAGCGAGTACGCCTGCGCCATCGACGACGTCACGCTCTCCGTCGGCGACTCCGGCGTCGAACTCTCCGTCTCCCACACGGAACCCGCCGTCACCGACCTCGCGAACCCCTTCGCCGACTGA
- a CDS encoding DUF420 domain-containing protein — MQEGFARRHVRSLTAVLSVASIALVVAAVRGVVPSGALPHAPQWFVDAIPPLNAAISAAAIGTIVVGVRKIRAGNVDAHRRAMLATTVLFFAFLGLYLYRLVVHGTTEFAGPETVYTFVYLPILVVHMGLAMVSIPLVYYALLLAGTHSVAELPQTRHPTVGRFAAGAWLVSFALGIVVYLMLYVLF; from the coding sequence ATGCAAGAGGGGTTCGCGCGCCGCCACGTTCGGTCGCTGACAGCCGTGCTCTCGGTCGCCTCTATCGCGCTCGTCGTCGCCGCCGTCCGGGGCGTCGTCCCGAGCGGCGCACTCCCGCACGCCCCGCAGTGGTTCGTCGACGCCATCCCGCCGCTGAACGCCGCCATCTCCGCGGCCGCCATCGGCACTATCGTCGTGGGCGTCCGGAAGATTCGGGCGGGCAACGTCGACGCCCACCGGAGAGCGATGCTGGCGACGACTGTCCTCTTCTTCGCGTTTCTCGGCCTCTACCTCTACCGGCTCGTCGTCCACGGAACGACGGAGTTCGCCGGCCCCGAAACCGTCTACACGTTCGTCTACCTCCCGATTCTGGTCGTCCACATGGGGCTGGCGATGGTGTCGATTCCGCTGGTCTACTACGCCCTGTTGCTCGCCGGCACCCACTCCGTCGCCGAACTCCCCCAGACACGCCACCCGACAGTCGGCCGGTTCGCGGCCGGGGCCTGGCTCGTATCGTTCGCGCTCGGCATCGTCGTCTACCTCATGCTGTACGTGCTGTTCTGA